Below is a window of Plutella xylostella chromosome 15, ilPluXylo3.1, whole genome shotgun sequence DNA.
ttttttttatttttattttttactcatTAGTGTAGTTGTGGGTAATGAGAGTCAGGTGACTCCCATTACCCACAACTGATTACTATTGCCCGCAACTGTGCGTTGCTGTTGAatcatgtttttattatttatttctagatGCCGAAAGTACGCGTCAGGACAACTGAAAAGGCTTCCTGGTCTCCTGATAGCCTAAATAAAGCTATACGACTCATTGATGGCGGTTCTTCTATAAGAAATGCTGCTAAAGTAATGGGAATCCCTTTTTCAAGCCTTCAGAAGAGGATAAAAAAAGGTTCTACCTTAGCACCACATCTAGGACGATTCACTGTCTTTAGTCGTGAGCAAGAAGCCGAGCTAGCAAACTTGGTGAAGAAAATGGCAAATATTTTCTACGGTTGTACTGCTAATCAAATCAGAAGAGTCGCTTTCGAATATGCTGAAAAATTAAATGTGAAGCATAATTTTAATCAAGCTTCAAAAATGGCTGGACGCGATTGGTTGCATGCTTTTATGGCTAGAAATAACATTTCTATTAGAAAACCGGAAGCGACCAGCATAAACAGAATCACGGCCTTTAATAAAACAGAGGTAAGTCTGTTCTTTGAGCTACTTGGGCAGCTGATGGAAAAACACAAATTcgtccaaaaaaatatttataattgcGATGAAACCGGTATTTCAACGGTTCAAACACCGGGAAAAATTTTAGCTGCAAAAGGACAGAAGAGAGTAGGATCTATTACCAGTTGGGAGAGAGGAAAAAACATCACCTTGTTGTGTGCTATGAGCAGTGCTGGGGGGTACATTCCACCTATGTTTATCTTCCCTAGAAAAAGGATGACTCCACTACTTGAGAAGGATGGTCCAGCAGGCGCGCTTTACAAATGTTCAGACAACGGATGGATCAACGAACATCTCTTTCTTGAATGGTTGGCGCATTTTAAACAGCACGCTAAACCGTCTGCAGATGAACCCATCCTTTTAATACTAGACAACCATGCTAGTCACATTTCTCTTTCCGTCTACGAATATTGCAAGTCCAATCACATTCATATGTTGTCTCTTCCACCACACACGTCTCATAGAATGCAGCCTCTTGACGTTTCTTTTTTTGGCCCTCTCAAAATGGCGTACAAAAAAGAATGTGACTTGTTTTTGAAAAGCCATCTAGCAGAAAAGATAACCCCTTACGACGTAGCGTCCTTGGTGAGGAAAGCATTTAATAATGTTGCTTCTATTAGTAAAGGAGAATCGGGGTTTAGATCAACTGGAATATTTCCACTAAATCCGGAGGTATTCACAGAAGAAGATTTTCTCGCTGCAGAAACTCTCCAATCTGAGACCGTTGTAATCGAAGACTGCAATGAATCTCTCGCAGCTGCCTGTGTGATTCCCAGTACATCAAAAGAAGACTCGCCAGTTCCGAGCACGTCAACACAAATTGTTTCACTAGATCTTATGATGTCTAACCAAGAAGTCCCACTTGATTCTGAATCAGATGTTGTACCACAAGTTCCTGGCACGTCTAATCAATCTAGTGTATTgcatgatttaataaaaatgccCGAGAAAGCATCTGTTATTAAAACAAGACAGGGCCGAAAGAAGCAACACGCTACAATTTTAACTTCAACGCCACAAAAAGAAAATCTGTTAGAAAaggaaattaataaaatgaagaaaaaaGGAGGTAAAGAAAAAGAGAAAACATGGAAAGGTAAAGGACAAGGAAAAAAGACTAAAGTACAGAAGAAGGGTCCTGAAAAGGCAAAGCGCCAAGTATTACAAGAACAGAACGAAACTTCTGTATCAGATGTTGGCACTGACGACTTATGCCAGGACGATGAGGATGATGACGCAGAAGATGCTGGGAACAGATGCCTAGTATGCGACGAATTCGGAAGAAACAACGAGATGTGGTACAGGTGTACCT
It encodes the following:
- the LOC105386501 gene encoding tigger transposable element-derived protein 6-like is translated as MPKVRVRTTEKASWSPDSLNKAIRLIDGGSSIRNAAKVMGIPFSSLQKRIKKGSTLAPHLGRFTVFSREQEAELANLVKKMANIFYGCTANQIRRVAFEYAEKLNVKHNFNQASKMAGRDWLHAFMARNNISIRKPEATSINRITAFNKTEVSLFFELLGQLMEKHKFVQKNIYNCDETGISTVQTPGKILAAKGQKRVGSITSWERGKNITLLCAMSSAGGYIPPMFIFPRKRMTPLLEKDGPAGALYKCSDNGWINEHLFLEWLAHFKQHAKPSADEPILLILDNHASHISLSVYEYCKSNHIHMLSLPPHTSHRMQPLDVSFFGPLKMAYKKECDLFLKSHLAEKITPYDVASLVRKAFNNVASISKGESGFRSTGIFPLNPEVFTEEDFLAAETLQSETVVIEDCNESLAAACVIPSTSKEDSPVPSTSTQIVSLDLMMSNQEVPLDSESDVVPQVPGTSNQSSVLHDLIKMPEKASVIKTRQGRKKQHATILTSTPQKENLLEKEINKMKKKGGKEKEKTWKGKGQGKKTKVQKKGPEKAKRQVLQEQNETSVSDVGTDDLCQDDEDDDAEDAGNRCLVCDEFGRNNEMWYRCTSCGLWAHAECTGWESAEGYVCDVC